A single genomic interval of Gopherus evgoodei ecotype Sinaloan lineage chromosome 11, rGopEvg1_v1.p, whole genome shotgun sequence harbors:
- the S100B gene encoding protein S100-B produces MSALEKAMIAIIEAFHQYSGKEGDKHKLKKSELKELINNELPHFLGEIKDQETVDKVMETLDADGDAECDFQEFVAFIAMVTSACHEFFEHE; encoded by the exons ATGTCTGCTCTGGAAAAGGCCATGATTGCCATCATTGAAGCTTTCCACCAGTACTCGGGAAAGGAGGGAGACAAACACAAGCTGAAGAAATCTGAATTAAAGGAGCTCATTAACAATGAACTCCCCCATTTTTTAGGC GAAATTAAAGATCAGGAGACTGTGGATAAGGTGATGGAGACGCTGGATGCCGATGGTGACGCTGAATGCGACTTCCAGGAATTTGTTGCCTTCATTGCCATGGTCACTTCTGCTTGTCACGAGTTCTTTGAACATGAGTGA